One window of Thermocoleostomius sinensis A174 genomic DNA carries:
- a CDS encoding type I polyketide synthase, with protein sequence MGNHPESIDRYQPCAQMSQHLDATMLRQSICEGATISEELWKLTLPDVLQRAAQSDMGILCLQPDGTEQFQAYSTLLDRSQRVLTGLRKSGLQPRDPVILQLAQPQEFLAGFWGCVLGGFVPVPIAVPPTYTLDQDKAHPVHYATQLLERATVLTSQNLEGAIGDGLRSKSELNALSKIVAIDSLLCNEPDKQPYQADLDQLALILLTSGSTGNPKGVMLTARNLLASVYGMATVNGLSGNSITLNWMPLEHVASLVMFHLTEVFVGCQQIHVPIERILQEPLHWLELIDRYRVTATWAPNFAYGLVNDRADEIANRSWDLSCVQWMGNGAEAVVGKTTRQFLELLLPYGLSQTAVSPGYGMSETCSGIVHSHNFSLATTSDSDTFVEVGNPIPGVAIRIVDEQNQLVSEGTIGLLQVRGATVTSGYYHRPDLNDEIFTEDGWFITGDLGVLRHGRLTITGRQKEVIVINGANYYNHEIEAIVEELPVVTSYTAACAVRRADDTTDRLVIFFSPADSDQAIGDLVRSIRRTVMTRLGVSPDYLIPVNPHEIPKTTIGKIQRSQLVQRFQAGEFDSILNEIEGLVKARSTPAALPQTELEQQLVEIWQDVLELEQVGTQDNFFELGGNSLRLMQVLHHLQQAGYALLAIDLFQHPTIATLASYMSQSSQTEPLQPRLKRPFRQRQTETMGIDTDVAVIGMAGRFPGADSIAQFWQNLCEGIESISWFSDAEILASGVDPALLQHPHYVKASPILSDIERFDAEFFGYSAKEAEVIDPQQRLLLECAWQSLEDAGYNPFTYPGAIGLYAGASMNTYLLNHVYPNRQRFDENDSLQVVTLSSMGGLQMTIGNDKDYLTTRVSYKLNLTGPSVNVQTACSTSLVAIHLATQSLLNGECDMALAGGVSVHTPQKVGHLYQEGLILSPDGHCRAFDARAQGTIFGSGVGLVVLKRLADAIEDGDQIYAVIKGSAIGNDGSTKVGYLAPSAEGQATVTATALSIAGIDPATVTYVEAHGTGTALGDPIEIAGLTQAFRLGTQQTQFCAIGSVKTNVGHLNIASGVVGFIKTVLALHHKKLPPSLHFEIPNPQIDFASSPFYVNTVLSEWQAIEHPRRAGVNSLGIGGTNVHLVLEEFEGVGSRKSEVGSRKRRGAWQVLALSAKNEGALRQLAARYERFLMMHSTVSLADLCFTANVGRSHFQYRLAVVADSVQALRQQLSKWCAGQIPAIAPGLAQSRPKIAFLFTGQGSQYLNMGRELYETQPVFRAAIDRCTTVLNAETDRQDAIGYSALIPHASSLVETAFVQPALFAIEYALAVLWQSWGILPTVVMGHSLGEYVAACVAGVFSLEDGLKLVAARGRLMQALPTGGMVSVLANSADVRATIAAYQNVAVAAINGSEQTVISGPNEDLQAIVADLQAQNIQTRSLDVSHAFHSPMMRPMLAEFEQVARTVQYTSPQLDLISNVTGEKITEAIATPEYWVHHICQPVQFAASLNTLQTLRFDIAIECGPKPVLIGMARSQFDSPSISWLPSLHPDRSDWQQLLQSLAHLYQRGLTIEWQQVYQGDSYQRLSLPTYPFQRQRYWLESLTPNPQSPTIHPLLGHRLPTALKSIVFQAHLCTTAPAWLADHRVYGQAIVPATAYLDMALAAGKSILKTDVFLEQVTIRQALLLADAQVKTLQFIITRKGNEAVFEIYSLATEEQPDDWILHASGRIIEFKTNPALNHEALKSVLPELQQSFTETRSSETHYQRCQMQGLEYGTYFQGIKQLWRRDGEALGQVQLPSTLSLDHVNYQFHPALFDACLQVILAALPPVIQSETYIPISLDRFYLHQSPTSTLWSHAQIRSIANRSSSVIADVTIWDETGNRVAQVEGLTAQCTRREAVLGTASSAWQDWLYGVEWQRIGNRELGIGSWEWRADDRICSGTWLIFADAGGIAEKLQACLEAQQQICVVVYPGDSFQQTDRSFFINPAHPEEFQSLLSVVLRGAESDRPLQGVVHLWSIVPNSEEDLLNESVQRSCQSALYLTQALINAKLSQPPRLWLITRGAQMIGTTNRPFSTLGQAPLWGLGRTIALEHPELHCTQVDLDPDSIDVTGLAYEILDNNDYESQIAFRQGDRLAARLVQHQFKSSHQSNSQNNSEIDSLKLDITNRGTLDSLMWRSSPRRSPEAGEVEIQVHASGLNFRDVLNALDLYPGAEQLGLECAGEIVAVGSDVTHFQVGDAVVAIASGSFSQYVTVDARLVALKPKLLSFAAAATIPTAFLTADYTLKQLAKLAPGDRILIHAAAGGVGLAAVQIAQQIGAEIFATASPSKWTFLRSIGIKHVMNSRTLDFADTLMATTQGQGVDVVLNCLSDKFIPKSLSVLRANGRFVEIGKHGVWSAAQVAQSRPDVSYFLVDLMQVAQQQPDGVRSSLHSLMHQFQAQHLHPLPLTSFSSGKAIEAFRTMQQAKHIGKLVITPPQPTQTQSIQICQNGTYLITGGLGDLGLRVAQWLVNKGATHLLLIGRNAPSTVAQTTIRQLEAAGATITIAHADVAELEQLRPILQPYLFNPPNSLKGILHAAGLIDDRTLQQQTWDHFERVMAAKVQGAWNLHRLTQDQPIDLFVLFSSAASLLGAAGQANYAAANAFLDALAQARRAIGLPGLSINWGAWSEIGLAARSSPPQRSTLSNIGSISPAQGLEILDYLISQPMGQMGVLPIDRSFDATEGIPAALTAFLSDVITAPSTTTLSFLQMLEAASVDDRPRLLFDHVRVQVAKVLGLEPSLLDDPHQGLSELGMDSLTSVELRNRLQTSLGCSLSSTLLFDYPTLAALTEHLSNRLGQSAKDHASVSRTPPTPDLIDVEQLSESEAEALLLHELNRLQD encoded by the coding sequence ATGGGAAATCATCCTGAATCGATCGATCGTTATCAACCGTGTGCCCAGATGAGCCAGCATCTGGATGCAACGATGCTTAGGCAATCGATATGTGAAGGAGCCACGATTTCAGAGGAGTTGTGGAAATTGACGCTGCCTGATGTGTTGCAACGGGCGGCCCAGTCTGATATGGGGATTCTTTGTCTTCAACCAGATGGAACCGAACAGTTTCAGGCTTATTCAACGTTGCTCGATCGATCCCAGCGAGTGCTGACAGGATTGAGGAAATCGGGGTTGCAGCCACGCGATCCTGTTATTCTGCAACTTGCACAACCGCAGGAATTTCTAGCAGGGTTTTGGGGCTGTGTGTTGGGTGGGTTTGTGCCTGTGCCGATTGCTGTACCGCCTACCTATACCCTTGATCAAGACAAGGCTCATCCGGTGCACTATGCAACACAGTTGTTGGAGCGGGCAACGGTGCTGACGAGCCAAAATTTAGAGGGAGCGATCGGTGATGGGTTGAGGTCAAAGTCTGAGTTGAACGCTTTATCTAAAATTGTGGCGATCGACTCTCTCCTGTGTAACGAACCGGACAAGCAGCCTTACCAGGCTGATCTCGACCAATTGGCGCTGATTCTGTTGACTTCGGGCAGTACGGGTAATCCCAAGGGCGTGATGCTGACGGCGCGAAATTTGCTGGCAAGCGTCTATGGCATGGCGACAGTAAATGGACTATCGGGCAATTCCATTACGCTGAACTGGATGCCACTGGAACATGTGGCCAGTTTGGTGATGTTTCACTTAACCGAAGTGTTTGTGGGCTGTCAACAAATTCATGTGCCGATTGAACGCATTTTGCAAGAACCGTTGCACTGGCTGGAGTTGATCGATCGCTATCGGGTGACAGCCACATGGGCCCCTAATTTTGCCTATGGGCTGGTGAACGATCGGGCTGATGAAATTGCCAATCGATCGTGGGATTTGTCGTGTGTACAGTGGATGGGCAACGGGGCCGAAGCGGTGGTGGGCAAAACGACACGCCAATTTTTGGAACTACTACTGCCGTATGGGTTAAGCCAAACGGCTGTGAGTCCGGGCTATGGGATGTCGGAAACCTGTTCAGGTATTGTTCATTCCCATAATTTCTCACTGGCAACCACCTCAGACAGCGATACCTTTGTGGAAGTGGGCAACCCAATTCCGGGTGTAGCCATTCGTATTGTCGATGAACAGAATCAATTGGTGTCAGAAGGCACGATCGGGCTGTTGCAAGTGCGGGGAGCAACAGTGACAAGTGGTTATTATCATCGCCCTGATCTCAACGATGAAATTTTTACAGAAGACGGCTGGTTTATTACGGGAGATTTGGGGGTTCTGCGTCACGGTCGCTTGACAATTACAGGTCGGCAAAAGGAAGTCATCGTTATCAACGGCGCCAATTACTATAACCACGAGATTGAAGCGATCGTGGAAGAACTACCAGTCGTGACTTCCTATACAGCCGCCTGTGCTGTGCGCCGAGCAGATGATACCACCGATCGACTGGTGATCTTCTTCAGCCCTGCGGATTCAGATCAAGCGATTGGTGACTTGGTGAGATCGATTCGCCGCACGGTAATGACTCGGCTTGGTGTCAGTCCGGATTATCTGATTCCGGTGAATCCCCACGAGATTCCCAAAACGACGATCGGCAAAATTCAGCGCAGCCAATTAGTCCAGCGGTTTCAGGCGGGCGAGTTCGATTCAATTCTGAATGAGATCGAAGGATTGGTGAAGGCGCGATCGACCCCGGCGGCTCTGCCGCAAACTGAATTAGAACAGCAGCTTGTGGAGATCTGGCAAGATGTATTGGAATTAGAGCAAGTTGGGACGCAAGACAATTTTTTTGAACTGGGTGGTAATTCGCTGCGGTTGATGCAGGTGCTGCATCACTTGCAGCAGGCGGGTTATGCGTTGTTGGCAATCGATCTGTTTCAACATCCTACGATCGCCACCTTGGCAAGTTACATGAGCCAATCGTCCCAAACTGAACCGCTGCAACCTCGACTGAAGCGTCCATTCCGTCAGCGTCAAACGGAAACTATGGGCATTGATACAGACGTTGCCGTGATCGGCATGGCAGGACGATTTCCTGGAGCCGATTCGATCGCTCAGTTTTGGCAAAACCTGTGTGAGGGGATTGAGTCCATTTCCTGGTTCAGCGATGCGGAAATTCTAGCATCGGGGGTTGATCCAGCCTTGCTTCAACATCCCCACTACGTTAAAGCTAGCCCAATTCTGTCCGATATTGAACGCTTTGATGCTGAGTTTTTTGGCTATAGCGCCAAAGAAGCCGAGGTCATAGATCCACAGCAGCGGCTGTTGCTGGAATGTGCGTGGCAAAGCCTGGAAGATGCGGGCTACAACCCCTTTACCTATCCTGGTGCGATCGGTCTCTATGCCGGGGCGTCGATGAATACCTATTTGTTGAATCATGTCTATCCCAATCGGCAGCGCTTCGATGAAAACGATTCCCTACAGGTCGTGACCTTGAGTTCAATGGGCGGCTTGCAGATGACGATCGGCAATGATAAGGATTACCTGACTACTCGCGTTTCTTATAAACTCAACCTGACGGGTCCGAGTGTGAATGTGCAAACGGCTTGTTCTACGTCATTGGTGGCGATTCATTTGGCGACACAAAGCCTGCTAAACGGTGAGTGCGACATGGCTTTGGCGGGTGGGGTGTCAGTGCATACGCCACAGAAGGTGGGACATCTATATCAAGAGGGGCTGATTTTGTCACCGGATGGACATTGCCGTGCGTTTGATGCGCGGGCACAGGGGACAATTTTTGGCAGTGGTGTAGGGTTGGTAGTGTTGAAACGACTGGCGGACGCAATCGAGGACGGTGATCAAATCTATGCGGTAATTAAAGGATCGGCGATCGGCAACGACGGCAGCACCAAGGTTGGGTATCTGGCTCCCAGCGCTGAAGGACAAGCCACTGTGACCGCCACAGCCTTGTCGATCGCAGGCATTGATCCCGCTACTGTTACCTATGTGGAAGCACACGGCACTGGCACAGCGTTGGGCGATCCAATCGAAATTGCCGGACTCACGCAAGCCTTTCGCCTTGGCACTCAGCAGACTCAGTTTTGTGCGATCGGGTCGGTGAAAACCAACGTCGGGCATCTCAACATTGCCTCTGGCGTGGTGGGGTTTATCAAAACCGTGTTGGCGTTGCACCACAAAAAATTGCCGCCCAGTCTGCATTTTGAGATACCCAATCCTCAAATCGACTTTGCCAGCAGTCCATTTTACGTCAATACAGTGCTATCGGAGTGGCAGGCAATCGAACATCCGCGACGGGCAGGTGTAAACTCATTGGGGATTGGTGGCACAAATGTACATTTGGTGTTGGAGGAGTTTGAGGGAGTCGGAAGTCGGAAGTCGGAAGTCGGAAGTCGGAAGAGGAGGGGAGCGTGGCAGGTACTGGCGTTGTCGGCTAAGAATGAAGGGGCGTTACGGCAATTGGCAGCACGATATGAGCGGTTTTTGATGATGCACTCCACTGTTTCGTTGGCAGATTTGTGTTTTACGGCAAATGTGGGTCGATCGCATTTTCAATATCGCTTGGCAGTGGTCGCTGATTCAGTTCAAGCGCTACGTCAACAACTTTCTAAATGGTGTGCCGGCCAGATTCCGGCGATCGCACCGGGTCTTGCTCAATCTCGTCCTAAAATCGCCTTCTTATTTACGGGACAAGGATCACAGTATCTCAATATGGGCCGCGAGTTGTACGAAACCCAACCCGTCTTTCGAGCCGCGATCGATCGCTGTACTACCGTTCTTAATGCTGAAACCGATCGGCAAGATGCGATCGGGTATTCAGCCCTCATCCCTCATGCTTCATCCCTTGTAGAAACGGCTTTTGTACAGCCTGCTTTGTTTGCGATCGAATATGCCTTGGCAGTACTGTGGCAATCGTGGGGCATTCTACCCACAGTTGTTATGGGTCATAGCCTGGGCGAATATGTAGCAGCTTGTGTAGCAGGGGTGTTTAGTCTGGAAGATGGACTAAAGTTAGTGGCCGCACGGGGACGATTGATGCAGGCATTACCAACAGGCGGTATGGTATCTGTGCTTGCCAATTCAGCCGATGTGAGAGCGACGATCGCGGCTTACCAAAACGTTGCCGTTGCTGCCATTAACGGATCTGAACAGACGGTGATTTCAGGCCCTAACGAGGACTTGCAGGCGATTGTGGCGGATCTACAAGCTCAAAATATCCAAACCCGATCGCTTGATGTCTCTCACGCCTTTCATTCCCCGATGATGCGGCCGATGTTGGCTGAGTTTGAGCAGGTAGCGCGGACGGTGCAATATACTTCCCCGCAGCTTGATCTAATCTCGAATGTAACTGGCGAAAAAATCACAGAAGCCATTGCCACACCAGAGTACTGGGTGCACCATATTTGCCAACCTGTACAGTTTGCTGCCAGCCTCAATACCTTACAAACCCTGAGGTTTGATATCGCGATTGAATGTGGCCCCAAACCCGTGCTGATCGGCATGGCCCGATCGCAGTTCGATTCCCCCTCTATCTCCTGGCTGCCGAGTTTGCACCCGGATCGCTCTGACTGGCAACAGCTTTTGCAGAGTCTTGCACACCTCTATCAGCGAGGACTGACAATCGAGTGGCAACAAGTTTATCAAGGCGATTCCTACCAACGCCTGTCACTTCCCACCTATCCCTTCCAACGCCAACGCTATTGGTTAGAGTCCCTAACCCCCAATCCCCAATCCCCAACTATCCATCCATTATTGGGACATCGCTTACCCACTGCCTTGAAGTCGATTGTCTTTCAGGCTCACCTTTGTACCACCGCCCCCGCTTGGCTTGCTGATCATCGAGTATATGGACAGGCGATCGTCCCTGCTACAGCGTACTTGGACATGGCGCTAGCGGCTGGGAAGTCCATCTTGAAGACAGATGTGTTTCTGGAACAGGTAACGATTCGACAAGCATTGTTACTAGCAGATGCACAAGTAAAAACGCTTCAATTCATCATAACGAGAAAGGGAAATGAAGCAGTATTTGAGATTTATAGCCTCGCCACTGAAGAACAACCAGATGATTGGATATTACATGCATCTGGAAGGATTATAGAATTTAAGACAAACCCTGCGCTTAACCATGAAGCACTAAAATCCGTTCTGCCTGAATTACAACAATCATTTACTGAAACACGATCGTCTGAAACACACTACCAACGGTGTCAGATGCAAGGGCTTGAGTATGGCACATATTTCCAAGGAATCAAACAACTGTGGCGACGAGATGGTGAAGCGTTGGGACAAGTACAGCTTCCGTCTACGTTAAGTCTCGATCATGTCAACTATCAATTCCATCCAGCATTATTCGATGCTTGTCTTCAGGTGATATTAGCGGCATTACCGCCAGTGATTCAATCTGAAACTTATATTCCGATTAGTTTAGATCGGTTTTACCTGCATCAATCGCCCACGTCCACCCTTTGGAGTCATGCGCAGATTCGATCGATCGCCAATCGGTCTTCTTCAGTCATTGCCGATGTCACAATATGGGATGAAACTGGCAATCGAGTGGCACAGGTAGAAGGATTGACCGCTCAGTGCACTCGTCGCGAAGCTGTGTTGGGAACTGCATCGTCCGCTTGGCAGGATTGGCTGTATGGGGTGGAGTGGCAGAGAATCGGGAATCGGGAATTGGGAATCGGGAGTTGGGAATGGAGGGCAGACGATCGGATATGTTCTGGTACGTGGCTGATTTTCGCGGATGCTGGGGGCATTGCGGAGAAATTACAGGCGTGTCTGGAAGCTCAGCAGCAGATCTGTGTTGTTGTATACCCGGGTGATAGCTTTCAGCAAACTGATCGATCGTTTTTTATTAATCCAGCCCACCCAGAAGAGTTTCAATCTTTGCTGTCTGTGGTTTTAAGGGGGGCGGAGAGCGATCGACCATTGCAGGGGGTGGTTCATCTTTGGAGTATTGTTCCTAATAGTGAGGAGGACTTGCTCAACGAATCCGTTCAACGAAGTTGTCAGAGTGCTTTGTATTTAACGCAAGCTTTAATCAATGCCAAATTATCTCAGCCGCCGCGCTTATGGCTAATCACTCGTGGCGCTCAAATGATTGGAACGACCAATCGCCCGTTCAGTACACTTGGACAAGCGCCGCTGTGGGGACTAGGACGCACGATCGCGCTGGAACACCCAGAATTACACTGTACACAAGTTGATCTTGATCCAGATTCAATTGATGTTACTGGATTGGCTTATGAAATTCTCGACAACAATGACTATGAAAGCCAAATTGCTTTTCGTCAGGGCGATCGATTAGCAGCACGATTAGTTCAACATCAATTCAAGTCAAGTCATCAATCAAATTCTCAAAACAATTCTGAAATAGATTCTCTAAAACTAGATATAACTAATCGCGGCACGCTCGATTCGTTGATGTGGCGATCGAGTCCTCGACGTTCACCCGAAGCAGGCGAAGTGGAAATTCAGGTTCATGCCAGTGGATTGAACTTTCGCGATGTTCTGAATGCGCTGGATCTGTATCCGGGTGCGGAACAACTGGGTTTGGAATGTGCGGGCGAAATTGTCGCGGTTGGTTCGGATGTCACTCATTTTCAGGTTGGTGATGCGGTGGTGGCGATCGCGTCTGGTAGCTTCAGTCAGTATGTGACAGTGGATGCCCGGCTAGTAGCGCTGAAACCAAAGCTGCTCAGTTTTGCGGCGGCAGCTACGATTCCCACTGCGTTTCTAACCGCTGATTACACGCTAAAACAGTTGGCAAAGCTAGCGCCTGGCGATCGCATCTTGATTCATGCAGCGGCGGGTGGAGTCGGATTAGCAGCAGTTCAGATTGCCCAGCAGATTGGAGCAGAAATTTTTGCTACAGCATCGCCCAGCAAATGGACGTTTCTTCGATCGATCGGTATCAAACACGTGATGAATTCTCGCACGCTGGACTTTGCCGATACCCTTATGGCGACTACTCAAGGACAAGGTGTAGACGTGGTGCTGAACTGCTTGTCGGACAAGTTCATTCCCAAAAGTTTATCGGTGTTGCGTGCCAACGGGCGCTTTGTGGAAATTGGCAAACACGGCGTCTGGAGCGCCGCCCAGGTTGCGCAGAGTAGGCCGGATGTTTCTTATTTTTTGGTCGATCTCATGCAGGTCGCGCAGCAACAGCCAGATGGGGTGCGATCGAGCCTCCACTCGTTAATGCACCAATTTCAAGCTCAACACCTGCACCCGCTGCCCTTAACGAGTTTTTCTAGTGGAAAGGCGATCGAAGCATTTCGGACTATGCAGCAAGCCAAACACATCGGTAAGCTGGTAATCACGCCGCCTCAACCAACTCAGACCCAATCGATTCAAATTTGTCAAAATGGAACTTATTTAATTACCGGCGGACTGGGCGATCTGGGTTTGCGAGTGGCGCAATGGCTTGTAAACAAGGGAGCTACCCATTTGTTACTGATTGGTCGCAATGCTCCCTCTACTGTGGCCCAAACCACGATTCGTCAACTAGAAGCCGCTGGAGCCACCATTACGATCGCCCACGCTGACGTAGCAGAGCTAGAACAACTCCGGCCCATTCTCCAACCTTACCTCTTCAACCCTCCCAACTCCCTCAAAGGCATCCTCCACGCCGCTGGACTAATTGACGATCGCACCCTTCAACAGCAAACCTGGGATCATTTCGAGCGCGTTATGGCTGCCAAAGTACAGGGCGCTTGGAATTTGCATCGCTTGACACAAGATCAGCCGATCGATCTTTTTGTGTTGTTTTCCTCGGCAGCATCGCTGCTAGGAGCAGCAGGACAAGCCAACTATGCCGCCGCAAATGCCTTTTTAGATGCGCTGGCACAAGCACGACGGGCGATTGGGTTACCGGGGCTGAGCATCAACTGGGGGGCATGGAGCGAGATTGGGCTGGCGGCGCGATCGTCCCCTCCTCAACGATCTACGCTCTCAAACATAGGATCAATTTCACCTGCCCAAGGGCTAGAAATCCTGGATTACCTAATATCACAGCCAATGGGACAAATGGGCGTCTTGCCGATCGATCGATCTTTCGATGCCACGGAGGGTATTCCCGCAGCGCTGACCGCGTTTTTGTCTGACGTGATCACTGCACCATCAACCACTACTCTTTCATTTCTGCAAATGCTGGAAGCCGCCTCGGTGGACGATCGCCCTCGATTGCTGTTTGATCATGTTCGCGTTCAAGTGGCAAAAGTGTTGGGGTTGGAACCATCACTGCTGGATGATCCTCACCAAGGATTGTCTGAGTTGGGCATGGATTCATTAACCTCGGTGGAACTGAGAAACCGCTTACAAACCAGCCTCGGTTGCTCATTATCTTCCACGTTGCTGTTCGACTATCCCACCTTGGCAGCACTGACCGAGCATCTGAGCAATCGACTGGGACAATCTGCAAAGGATCATGCCTCCGTTTCTCGCACCCCACCCACCCCTGATTTGATAGATGTGGAGCAACTTTCGGAATCTGAAGCCGAAGCGCTGTTGCTGCATGAGTTGAATCGCTTGCAGGATTAG
- a CDS encoding 2-isopropylmalate synthase: METITLTISDETLRDGEQQVGLLFTPEMKYNLAHQIAKTGVHQIALMPAVHATEEQLVETLVMQGLEKRIAASTMMTRSFIDLSKSCGVKQIILFHAVSDRLLFLRDVEISQQPLYQGKTIDDSIPNAVIDRLRQTMLQKVVEHLRYAASQGLKIYFAAEDASRADFDFLVECIRVFMPYLQQFLLCDTVGVLTPEKTFVWMRDLLEYTNHPSLSVHFHNDMGLALENTIQAVVAGAVGISGTFGGIGERSGNVALDQVLNGLRLRFGWEVDGIDYDAVAALSDYFAQHNIRAHPPYSPQSQRHEAGIHVHSLLRDRHSYAIFPYGQPEIWFGKCSGVSNVQYLFERHLCHPLTRDHYERLSLAIKTLAIQENRSFSVAEVVQMLQSGKLGTDLSPLDPP; this comes from the coding sequence ATGGAGACGATCACACTAACTATTTCCGATGAAACGTTACGAGATGGCGAGCAGCAAGTTGGGTTGTTATTTACCCCTGAAATGAAATACAACTTAGCGCATCAAATTGCCAAAACAGGAGTGCATCAAATTGCCCTGATGCCTGCCGTTCATGCGACAGAAGAACAGCTTGTTGAAACGCTGGTAATGCAAGGGCTTGAAAAACGTATTGCCGCTTCTACCATGATGACGCGATCGTTCATTGATCTATCTAAATCTTGTGGCGTCAAGCAAATTATTTTGTTTCATGCTGTGTCCGATCGGCTGTTGTTCTTACGTGATGTTGAAATCAGTCAGCAGCCCCTATATCAGGGGAAAACCATTGATGATTCAATACCTAACGCTGTAATCGATCGGCTTCGCCAAACAATGTTACAAAAAGTAGTTGAGCATTTGCGATACGCTGCTAGTCAAGGATTGAAAATCTATTTCGCCGCTGAAGATGCCAGTCGGGCTGATTTTGATTTTCTAGTCGAGTGCATTCGCGTCTTTATGCCATACCTGCAACAGTTTTTGTTGTGTGATACTGTAGGCGTTCTAACCCCTGAAAAAACGTTTGTCTGGATGCGCGATCTGTTGGAATATACCAATCATCCGTCTTTGTCGGTACATTTTCACAACGATATGGGACTAGCGCTGGAAAACACGATTCAAGCCGTTGTTGCAGGCGCGGTGGGAATTTCCGGTACATTTGGCGGTATTGGCGAACGATCGGGGAATGTCGCTCTAGATCAGGTTTTAAACGGGCTACGGCTGCGGTTTGGCTGGGAAGTGGACGGCATTGATTATGATGCGGTGGCTGCCCTCAGCGACTACTTCGCGCAACACAATATTCGTGCCCATCCTCCCTATTCTCCACAATCCCAACGCCACGAAGCGGGAATTCATGTTCACTCTCTTCTGCGCGATCGCCACAGCTATGCCATTTTTCCCTATGGACAACCGGAGATCTGGTTTGGCAAATGTAGCGGCGTCAGCAACGTGCAATACTTGTTTGAGCGCCACTTATGCCACCCCCTGACCCGCGACCACTATGAACGCTTGAGCCTTGCCATCAAGACCCTAGCTATTCAGGAAAATCGATCGTTTTCAGTTGCAGAGGTGGTGCAGATGCTCCAGTCAGGAAAACTAGGGACAGATTTATCCCCGCTTGATCCTCCCTAA
- a CDS encoding MgPME-cyclase complex family protein: protein MQTYYYVLASQSFLIDEEPLEEVLKERTRYYQEQEKPIDFWLVQQPAFLEAPEMAEVKAKCPQPAAAVISTNQSFITWLKLRLEFVVVGQFLAPSETIPDPLASLVSVS from the coding sequence ATGCAAACCTATTACTATGTTTTAGCCAGCCAGTCGTTCTTGATCGATGAGGAACCGCTGGAAGAAGTGCTCAAAGAGCGGACTCGCTACTATCAAGAGCAGGAAAAACCGATCGATTTTTGGTTGGTGCAGCAGCCAGCGTTTTTGGAGGCTCCTGAAATGGCGGAGGTAAAGGCTAAATGCCCCCAACCCGCGGCGGCGGTAATTTCGACCAATCAATCGTTCATCACCTGGCTGAAGCTGCGTCTAGAATTTGTTGTGGTTGGTCAATTTCTAGCACCTTCGGAGACGATTCCTGATCCGCTGGCGTCGTTGGTTTCGGTTTCTTAA
- a CDS encoding pyridoxine 5'-phosphate synthase: protein MPTLGVNIDHVATIRQARRTVEPDPIAAAVLAELAGADGITVHLREDRRHIQDRDVRLLRQIVRTHLNLEMAATDEMVAIALDIHPDYVTLVPERREEVTTEGGLDVAGQLERMQQVVSTLQAAGIPVSLFIDADERQIQAAATIQAQFIELHTGSYADASSEPNRAKELEMLRSGCEQALSHGLRINAGHGLTYWNVHPIAALPGMEELNIGHTIISRAVLVGMERAVREMKQAIGGVGE from the coding sequence TTGCCGACTTTGGGTGTCAATATCGATCATGTGGCAACAATTCGACAAGCTCGCCGGACTGTAGAACCTGATCCGATCGCCGCCGCCGTTTTAGCAGAACTGGCCGGGGCTGACGGCATTACCGTGCATCTACGCGAAGATCGACGACATATTCAAGATCGCGATGTGCGCCTATTGCGACAAATAGTACGAACTCACTTAAATTTAGAGATGGCCGCTACCGATGAAATGGTAGCGATCGCCCTAGACATTCACCCTGACTATGTCACCTTGGTACCAGAGCGGCGAGAAGAAGTCACCACCGAAGGCGGATTGGACGTGGCAGGACAACTGGAGCGAATGCAACAGGTGGTTAGCACGCTGCAAGCGGCTGGCATTCCCGTCAGCTTGTTTATTGACGCAGACGAGCGGCAAATTCAGGCGGCTGCCACCATTCAGGCTCAATTTATTGAACTGCACACAGGGTCATATGCAGACGCCTCTAGCGAGCCTAATCGCGCCAAGGAATTGGAGATGCTGCGATCGGGCTGCGAACAAGCTCTGTCTCATGGGTTGCGCATTAACGCAGGGCATGGTCTCACCTATTGGAATGTCCATCCCATTGCCGCCTTACCTGGCATGGAAGAATTGAATATTGGTCATACAATTATTAGTCGGGCTGTGCTGGTGGGGATGGAACGAGCCGTGCGCGAAATGAAACAAGCGATCGGGGGAGTTGGGGAATAA